A region of Geobacillus sp. 46C-IIa DNA encodes the following proteins:
- a CDS encoding glycerophosphodiester phosphodiesterase, whose product MTLIFAHRGAAGTYPENTMAAFLEAERAGADGIELDVQLTKDGEIVVIHDETVDRTTDGSGWVHGMTYRELRKLNAAAKWDGRYGHCPIPHLEEVLAWLGSTRLFVNIELKNSLIAYETLEQKTIALVRRHGLEKRTLLSSFNHNSMRFCRTVAPEIETALLYMEPLYDPWTYVRAMKADGVHPYHRTVTAAFVADAQRRGLAVRPFTINKTEVMKTMFAYGVDAIFTDHPRRAKEWKEKTP is encoded by the coding sequence ATGACATTGATTTTTGCCCATCGTGGCGCGGCGGGAACCTATCCGGAAAACACGATGGCAGCGTTTCTCGAGGCCGAAAGAGCGGGAGCTGACGGCATTGAATTGGACGTGCAGCTCACGAAAGACGGCGAAATCGTCGTTATCCATGACGAGACAGTCGATCGGACGACCGATGGGAGCGGCTGGGTGCATGGCATGACGTACCGCGAGCTGCGCAAGCTGAACGCTGCGGCGAAATGGGACGGACGATACGGCCATTGTCCGATTCCCCATTTGGAAGAAGTGCTTGCCTGGCTGGGATCGACGCGGCTTTTCGTTAACATTGAGCTGAAAAACAGCCTCATCGCCTATGAAACGCTCGAACAAAAAACGATCGCCCTTGTGCGCCGCCACGGGCTCGAGAAGCGCACGCTTCTTTCTTCCTTCAACCACAACAGCATGCGTTTTTGCCGAACGGTTGCTCCGGAGATCGAAACAGCGCTTCTCTATATGGAGCCGCTCTACGACCCGTGGACTTATGTGCGGGCGATGAAAGCGGACGGGGTGCATCCGTATCACCGGACGGTGACAGCTGCATTTGTCGCGGACGCGCAACGTCGCGGGCTGGCTGTCCGGCCGTTTACGATCAATAAGACGGAAGTGATGAAAACGATGTTTGCCTACGGCGTTGATGCCATTTTTACCGACCATCCCCGCCGGGCAAAGGAATGGAAAGAAAAAACGCCTTAA
- a CDS encoding YycC family protein: MQPLKISLETAQKLAKALGVSIERVMHMPPHILMQKLLELEKKEKEHDPS; encoded by the coding sequence ATGCAACCGCTGAAAATTTCGCTAGAGACGGCACAAAAACTGGCCAAAGCGCTTGGCGTTTCGATTGAGCGGGTGATGCATATGCCTCCGCACATTTTAATGCAAAAACTGCTCGAGCTCGAGAAAAAGGAAAAAGAACATGATCCGTCCTAA
- a CDS encoding leucine dehydrogenase produces MELFKYMETYDYEQVLFCQDKESGLKAIIAIHDTTLGPALGGTRMWMYNSEEEALEDALRLARGMTYKNAAAGLNLGGGKTVIIGDPRKDKNEAMFRAFGRFIQGLNGRYITAEDVGTTVADMDIIYQETDYVTGISPEFGSSGNPSPMTAYGVYRGMKAAAKEAFGSDSLEGKVIAVQGVGNVAYHLCRHLHEEGAKLIVTDINKEAVARAVEEFGAKAVDPNDIYGVECDIFAPCALGGIINDQTIRQLKAKVIAGSANNQLREARHGDIIHEMGIVYAPDYVINAGGVINVADELYGYNRERAMKKVEQIYDNIEKVFAIAKRDNIPTYVAADRMAEERIETMRKARSQFLQNGHHILSRRRGR; encoded by the coding sequence ATGGAACTGTTTAAATATATGGAAACGTATGATTACGAACAAGTGTTGTTTTGTCAAGACAAAGAATCGGGCTTAAAGGCGATCATCGCCATTCATGATACAACGCTCGGCCCGGCGTTGGGCGGCACGCGCATGTGGATGTACAATTCGGAAGAAGAAGCGCTCGAAGACGCGTTGCGCCTCGCCCGCGGCATGACGTACAAAAACGCGGCGGCTGGCCTCAACTTAGGCGGCGGCAAAACGGTCATCATCGGCGACCCGCGCAAAGATAAAAACGAGGCGATGTTCCGCGCGTTCGGTCGCTTCATCCAAGGATTAAACGGCCGCTATATCACGGCCGAGGACGTCGGGACGACGGTTGCTGATATGGATATCATTTACCAAGAGACCGACTATGTGACCGGCATTTCCCCGGAGTTCGGCTCGTCCGGCAACCCGTCGCCGATGACAGCCTACGGCGTCTACCGTGGAATGAAGGCGGCGGCGAAAGAAGCGTTCGGCAGCGACTCGCTCGAAGGAAAAGTCATCGCCGTCCAAGGCGTCGGCAATGTCGCTTACCATTTATGCCGCCATTTGCATGAAGAAGGAGCGAAGCTTATCGTCACCGACATTAACAAGGAAGCGGTGGCCCGCGCGGTCGAGGAATTTGGCGCGAAAGCGGTCGACCCGAACGACATTTACGGCGTCGAGTGCGACATTTTTGCCCCATGTGCGCTCGGCGGCATCATCAATGACCAGACGATTCGGCAGCTGAAAGCGAAAGTGATCGCCGGCTCGGCGAACAACCAGCTGCGCGAGGCGCGGCATGGCGATATCATTCATGAAATGGGCATCGTGTATGCTCCGGACTATGTGATCAACGCCGGCGGCGTCATCAATGTCGCTGATGAATTGTACGGCTACAACCGTGAACGGGCGATGAAAAAAGTCGAGCAAATTTACGATAACATTGAAAAAGTGTTTGCGATCGCCAAGCGCGATAACATTCCGACGTACGTCGCGGCCGATCGGATGGCGGAAGAGCGGATCGAAACGATGCGCAAGGCGCGCAGCCAATTTTTGCAAAACGGTCATCATATTTTAAGCCGCCGCCGCGGCCGTTAA
- a CDS encoding sigma 54-interacting transcriptional regulator has translation MKKVIIIGADARGTLLLKLLHEASGFAVMAVIDVDDDAPGLQLARKWGIAAANDWRPWMDKPLDLIIETTGKADVLKEIRQLAPKGANIVPSAVARMMAELVEEKEALIAELKSEAARRALIFHSSHDGMIVVDEYAYITDMNESAAELLEVDKDKVIGEHILAVLPSSGLPRVLKTRQTEFHQEMELANGKKLITTRIPIIDESGKLFGALAVFKDITELVDLAEEITDLKEVRMMLEAIIYSSEEAISVVDENGNGILINPAYTRLTGLTKEEVIGKPATADIAEGESMHMQVLKTRRPVRGARMKVGPKNRDVIVNVAPIIVDGVLKGSVGVIHDVSEIQRLTAELNRARQIIRTLEAKYSFADIIGESEEMKVAIEQAKLAAKTPATILLRGESGTGKELFAHAIHNASDRKYNKFIRVNCAAIPETLLESELFGYEEGAFSGARRGGKRGLFEEANNGSIFLDEIGELSASTQAKLLRVLQEREIVRVGGTKPIPINVRVIAATNVNLEKAIADGTFREDLYYRLNRMPIYIPPLRARKEDIPALCRHLIQKLNQDYGRNVEGVTNEAMARLFAYDWPGNVRELENVLGRAMIFMKFHEVMIDVAHLPPLATPSPAPALRIEAEEPLRPLDEMVGEYEAHLLERALRRYHGNKTATARALGISVRNLYYKLEKYGLDKKSMQ, from the coding sequence ATGAAAAAAGTGATCATAATCGGCGCCGATGCGCGGGGGACGTTGCTGCTCAAACTGCTTCACGAGGCGTCGGGGTTTGCCGTCATGGCGGTCATTGATGTCGATGACGACGCCCCGGGTCTGCAGCTGGCGCGAAAATGGGGCATTGCCGCTGCCAACGACTGGCGCCCATGGATGGACAAACCGCTTGATTTGATTATCGAAACGACCGGCAAGGCGGACGTCCTTAAAGAGATCCGCCAGCTGGCGCCCAAAGGGGCGAACATCGTCCCGAGTGCGGTCGCGAGAATGATGGCCGAGCTTGTAGAAGAGAAAGAAGCGTTGATCGCGGAACTGAAAAGCGAGGCGGCTCGGCGCGCGCTCATTTTTCACTCGTCCCACGATGGCATGATTGTCGTTGATGAATATGCTTACATTACCGATATGAATGAAAGCGCCGCAGAGCTGCTCGAGGTGGACAAGGACAAAGTCATCGGCGAGCATATTTTAGCCGTCTTGCCATCGAGCGGCTTGCCGCGCGTGCTGAAAACGAGGCAGACAGAGTTTCACCAAGAAATGGAGCTGGCGAATGGGAAAAAGTTGATCACCACCCGCATCCCGATCATCGACGAGAGCGGCAAGTTGTTCGGAGCGCTTGCGGTATTTAAAGATATCACCGAACTTGTCGATTTGGCGGAAGAAATCACGGACTTAAAAGAAGTGCGCATGATGCTTGAAGCAATTATCTACTCATCAGAAGAAGCGATCTCGGTCGTGGATGAAAACGGGAACGGCATTTTGATCAACCCGGCGTATACCCGTCTCACCGGTCTGACGAAAGAGGAGGTGATCGGCAAGCCGGCGACCGCCGACATCGCCGAGGGAGAAAGCATGCATATGCAAGTGTTGAAAACACGCCGCCCGGTGCGCGGCGCGCGCATGAAAGTCGGCCCGAAAAACCGCGACGTCATCGTCAATGTCGCCCCGATCATTGTGGACGGTGTATTAAAAGGGAGCGTCGGCGTCATTCACGACGTGTCGGAAATCCAACGGCTGACGGCGGAGCTCAACCGGGCGCGGCAAATTATTCGCACGCTCGAAGCGAAATATTCGTTTGCCGATATTATCGGTGAATCAGAAGAGATGAAAGTTGCGATTGAGCAAGCGAAACTAGCGGCGAAAACGCCGGCGACGATTTTGCTGCGCGGCGAATCAGGAACGGGCAAAGAACTGTTTGCCCACGCCATTCATAACGCCAGCGACCGAAAGTATAACAAGTTTATCCGCGTCAACTGTGCGGCGATCCCGGAAACATTATTAGAAAGCGAGCTATTCGGCTATGAAGAAGGGGCGTTTTCCGGCGCGCGGCGCGGCGGAAAACGCGGGTTGTTTGAAGAGGCGAACAACGGAAGCATTTTCCTCGACGAAATTGGCGAACTGTCAGCGAGCACGCAAGCAAAGCTGCTTCGCGTCTTGCAAGAGAGGGAGATCGTCCGCGTCGGCGGAACGAAACCGATCCCGATTAACGTCCGCGTCATTGCCGCAACGAATGTCAATTTGGAAAAAGCGATTGCCGACGGCACGTTTCGCGAAGACTTATATTACCGGCTCAACCGGATGCCCATTTACATCCCGCCGCTGCGCGCCCGCAAAGAAGACATTCCGGCCCTTTGCCGGCATTTGATCCAAAAGCTGAACCAAGATTACGGGCGCAACGTCGAAGGGGTGACAAACGAAGCGATGGCGCGGCTTTTCGCTTATGATTGGCCGGGGAACGTCCGCGAACTTGAAAACGTGCTCGGACGGGCGATGATTTTCATGAAATTTCACGAGGTAATGATCGACGTTGCGCATTTGCCGCCGCTCGCCACCCCATCGCCGGCACCGGCACTCCGCATTGAAGCGGAGGAGCCGCTCCGCCCGCTTGATGAGATGGTCGGGGAGTATGAGGCGCATTTGTTAGAGCGGGCGCTCCGCCGTTATCATGGCAATAAAACAGCGACTGCCCGGGCGCTCGGCATTTCAGTGCGCAACTTGTACTATAAATTGGAGAAATACGGACTTGACAAAAAAAGCATGCAGTAA
- the buk gene encoding butyrate kinase: MQEQKFRILTINPGSTSTKIGVFENERPLLEKTIRHDADVLRQYATIIDQYEFRKQTILAALDEEGINLSKLSAVCGRGGLLRPIEGGTYRVNEAMLEDLRRGYSGQHASNLGGILAHEIASALNIPAFIVDPVVVDELEPIARISGFPLIERRSIFHALNQKAVARRVARQLGKRYDELNFIVAHMGGGITVGAHKRGRVVDVNNGLDGEGPFSPERAGTVPAGDLVALCFSGEYYRDEIMNMLVGRGGLVGHLGTNDAVKVEKMIEAGNEQAKLVYEAMAYQVAKEIGAASAVLSGKVDAIILTGGLAYGKSFVEQITRRVQWIADVIVHPGENELQALAEGALRVLRGEEEEKTYLGEAAAPVSVRR; the protein is encoded by the coding sequence ATGCAAGAGCAGAAGTTCCGTATTTTAACGATCAATCCAGGTTCGACCTCGACGAAAATTGGCGTGTTTGAAAATGAACGGCCACTGTTGGAAAAAACGATCCGCCATGATGCGGATGTGCTGCGGCAATACGCGACGATTATCGACCAATATGAATTTCGCAAACAGACGATTTTAGCCGCTTTAGATGAGGAAGGAATCAACTTATCGAAGCTAAGCGCCGTCTGCGGCCGCGGGGGGCTTCTCCGCCCGATCGAAGGCGGAACGTACCGCGTCAATGAGGCGATGCTTGAAGACTTGCGCCGCGGCTACTCCGGCCAGCACGCCTCCAACCTCGGCGGCATTTTGGCGCACGAAATCGCCTCAGCGCTCAACATTCCGGCGTTTATCGTCGACCCGGTCGTCGTCGATGAGCTTGAGCCGATCGCCCGGATTAGCGGGTTTCCGCTGATCGAGCGGCGCAGCATTTTCCATGCGTTGAACCAAAAAGCGGTCGCGCGCCGCGTCGCTCGGCAGCTTGGCAAGCGGTATGACGAGTTGAATTTCATCGTCGCCCATATGGGCGGCGGCATTACCGTCGGCGCCCACAAGCGGGGGCGGGTCGTCGATGTCAATAACGGCCTTGACGGCGAAGGCCCGTTCAGCCCGGAGCGCGCTGGAACGGTGCCGGCCGGCGATTTGGTCGCTTTATGTTTTTCAGGTGAATACTACCGTGATGAGATCATGAACATGCTTGTCGGCCGCGGCGGTCTTGTCGGGCATCTTGGCACGAACGATGCGGTGAAAGTGGAAAAAATGATTGAAGCCGGGAACGAACAGGCGAAACTCGTATATGAGGCGATGGCATACCAAGTGGCGAAAGAAATCGGCGCGGCAAGCGCCGTGCTTTCCGGCAAAGTCGACGCCATCATTTTAACCGGCGGCCTGGCGTACGGTAAATCGTTCGTCGAACAGATCACCCGCCGCGTCCAATGGATTGCCGATGTCATCGTCCATCCGGGCGAAAATGAACTGCAGGCGTTGGCGGAAGGCGCGCTTCGCGTCTTGCGCGGCGAGGAAGAGGAAAAAACATATCTAGGTGAAGCGGCTGCGCCGGTTTCAGTCCGGCGTTGA
- a CDS encoding DUF2627 domain-containing protein, producing the protein MERMIALFILVVPGLAAALGIKWMRDALFGVMDPPFAALWLQFLAGLVLFVAGLAFIGGFLLHRDRKRNKVQARFQRKRKTP; encoded by the coding sequence ATGGAGCGAATGATTGCGCTGTTCATTTTAGTGGTTCCCGGCTTGGCGGCAGCGCTCGGCATTAAATGGATGCGCGATGCGCTATTTGGCGTGATGGATCCACCGTTTGCCGCCTTATGGCTGCAATTTCTCGCCGGGCTCGTGCTGTTTGTTGCCGGTCTGGCGTTTATCGGCGGATTTTTGTTGCACCGCGACCGGAAACGAAACAAAGTGCAGGCGCGCTTTCAACGCAAACGAAAAACGCCTTAA
- the yqiS gene encoding phosphate butyryltransferase, producing the protein MKLKSLIEEASQCQGRTVAVAAAEDEEVIEAVAMALKHRLGRFVLYGDRERVGRLLKENGCTRFSDVEIVHANSVGQAAELAVRAVHLNEADALMKGHVPTAALLKAVLNKEYGLRTGRVLSHVAVFDVPGADRPIIVTDAAMNIAPDLEQKVQIVNNAVGVARSIGIERPKVAALAAVETVNPAMPATLDAAALAIMQKRGQISGCLLDGPLALDNAVSMTAAKHKRIESEVAGCADILLVPDIESGNMLYKSLVYFANARVGAVIAGAKAPIVLTSRADSAESKLYSLALAICSAAK; encoded by the coding sequence ATGAAGCTAAAATCGTTAATCGAAGAGGCAAGCCAATGCCAGGGCCGGACGGTGGCAGTGGCGGCGGCGGAAGACGAAGAAGTCATTGAGGCGGTGGCGATGGCACTCAAACATCGCCTCGGACGGTTCGTGCTGTACGGGGATCGCGAGCGGGTCGGCCGATTGCTGAAAGAAAATGGCTGCACGCGCTTTTCCGATGTTGAGATCGTTCATGCGAACTCGGTCGGGCAGGCAGCGGAGCTCGCCGTGCGCGCCGTCCATTTGAATGAAGCCGATGCGCTGATGAAAGGACATGTGCCGACAGCGGCGCTCTTAAAGGCGGTGCTCAATAAAGAGTATGGTCTGCGCACGGGGAGAGTTCTTTCCCATGTCGCCGTCTTTGACGTGCCGGGGGCGGATCGGCCCATCATCGTGACGGATGCGGCCATGAACATCGCGCCCGATTTGGAACAAAAAGTGCAAATTGTGAATAACGCCGTCGGCGTGGCGCGGTCGATCGGCATTGAGCGGCCGAAAGTGGCGGCCTTGGCGGCAGTGGAAACAGTCAATCCGGCCATGCCGGCAACACTTGATGCCGCCGCGCTCGCCATAATGCAAAAGAGGGGCCAAATCAGCGGCTGCCTGCTTGATGGACCGCTCGCATTAGACAATGCCGTGTCCATGACGGCGGCGAAGCATAAGCGGATTGAGAGTGAAGTCGCCGGCTGCGCTGATATTTTGCTCGTTCCCGACATTGAATCCGGCAATATGTTGTACAAATCGCTCGTCTATTTTGCGAACGCCCGCGTTGGCGCGGTCATCGCCGGAGCGAAGGCGCCAATCGTTTTAACATCGCGCGCCGACTCGGCGGAAAGCAAATTGTATTCGCTCGCCCTTGCGATCTGTTCGGCAGCGAAATGA
- the spo0A gene encoding sporulation transcription factor Spo0A codes for MLHSKKKWGRTIILSIKVCIADDNRELVTLLDEYISSQPDMEVIGTAYNGQDCLHMLEEKQPDILLLDIIMPHLDGLAVLEKVRTGFEHQPNVIMLTAFGQEDVTKKAVELGASYFILKPFDMENLVHHIRQIYGKTAPIARKVAPAYQARDNKPKNLDASITSIIHEIGVPAHIKGYLYLREAIAMVYHDIELLGSITKVLYPDIAKKYNTTASRVERAIRHAIEVAWSRGNLESISSLFGYTVSVSKAKPTNSEFIAMVADKLRLEHKAS; via the coding sequence ATGCTACATAGCAAGAAAAAGTGGGGGAGGACGATCATTTTGAGCATTAAAGTGTGCATTGCCGACGATAACCGCGAATTGGTGACATTGCTTGATGAATATATTTCGAGCCAGCCGGACATGGAAGTGATCGGCACGGCATATAACGGGCAAGACTGCCTGCACATGCTTGAAGAGAAGCAGCCGGACATTTTGCTTTTGGATATCATTATGCCGCATTTGGACGGGTTGGCCGTGCTTGAGAAAGTCCGCACCGGCTTTGAGCACCAGCCGAACGTCATTATGCTGACGGCGTTCGGTCAGGAAGATGTGACGAAAAAGGCGGTCGAACTCGGCGCCTCCTATTTCATTTTAAAACCGTTTGACATGGAAAATTTAGTCCATCATATTCGGCAAATTTATGGAAAAACTGCGCCGATCGCTAGAAAAGTCGCTCCGGCGTACCAGGCGCGCGACAATAAGCCGAAAAACTTGGATGCAAGCATCACGAGCATCATTCATGAAATCGGCGTCCCGGCGCATATTAAAGGGTATTTGTATTTGCGCGAGGCGATCGCCATGGTATACCACGACATCGAATTGCTCGGTTCGATCACGAAAGTGCTGTACCCTGATATCGCCAAAAAATACAACACGACCGCCAGCCGCGTCGAGCGCGCCATCCGCCATGCGATTGAAGTCGCCTGGAGCCGCGGCAACCTTGAATCGATTTCCTCGCTGTTCGGCTACACTGTCAGCGTTTCGAAGGCGAAGCCGACGAACTCGGAATTTATCGCGATGGTAGCCGATAAGCTGCGGCTCGAGCATAAGGCATCGTAA